In Cynocephalus volans isolate mCynVol1 chromosome 3, mCynVol1.pri, whole genome shotgun sequence, one DNA window encodes the following:
- the LOC134373965 gene encoding LOW QUALITY PROTEIN: cytochrome c oxidase subunit 6B2 (The sequence of the model RefSeq protein was modified relative to this genomic sequence to represent the inferred CDS: inserted 1 base in 1 codon) — MLKPRSPPNGKWSTPPFDPRFPNQNQTRNCYQNFLDHHRCVKTMNRPGKSTQPCEYYFRVYYSXCPINWVNRWNEQIRNGTLAGKI; from the exons ATGTTGAAGCCCAGAAGCCCCCCCAATGGGAAGTGGTCGACGCCGCCCTTCGACCCGCGCTTCCCCAACCAGAATCAGACCCGTAACTGCTACCAGAACTTTCTGG ACCACCACCGCTGCGTCAAGACCATGAACCGCCCCGGGAAGAGCACGCAGCCCTGCGAGTACTACTTCCGCGTGTACTACT TGTGCCCCATCAACTGG GTGAATCGGTGGAACGAGCAGATCAGGAATGGGACTTTAGCAGGCAAAATCTGA
- the IL11 gene encoding interleukin-11: MNCVCRLVLVVLSLWPNRAVAPGPPPGLPRASPDPRAELDSAVLLTRSLLADTRQLAAQLRDKFPADGDHNLDSLPTLAMSAGALGALQLPGVLTRLRADLLSYLRHVQWLRRAGGPSLKTLEPELGALQARLDRLLRRLQLLMSRLALPQVSPDPPAPPLAPPASAWGGIRAAHAILGGLHLTLDWAVRGLLLLKTRL, translated from the exons ATGAACT GTGTTTGCCGCCTGGTCCTGGTCGTGCTGAGCCTGTGGCCAAATAGAGCTGTTGCCCCTGGCCCACCTCCTGGCCTCCCTCGAGCTTCGCCAGACCCTCGGGCTGAGCTGGACAGTGCTGTCCTCCTGACCCGCTCCCTCCTGGCGGACACTCGGCAGCTGGCCGCACAGCTG AGAGACAAATTCCCAGCTGACGGGGACCACAATCTGGATTCTCTACCCACCTTGGCCATGAGTGCAGGGGCACTGGGAGCCCTACAG CTTCCGGGTGTGCTGACCAGGCTGCGAGCTGACTTGCTGTCCTACCTGCGGCACGTGCAGTGGCTGCGCCGGGCAGGCGGCCCCTCCTTGAAGACCCTGGAGCCAGAGCTGGGTGCCCTGCAGGCCCGGTTGGACCGGCTACTGCGCCGGCTGCAGCTCCTG ATGTCCCGCTTGGCCCTGCCCCAGGTGTCCCCAGATCCGCCAGCGCCACCCCTGGCTCCCCCTGCCTCAGCCTGGGGAGGCATCAGGGCGGCCCATGCCATCCTAGGGGGGCTGCACCTGACACTTGACTGGGCTGTGCGGGGGTTGCTGCTGCTGAAGACTCGGCTGTGA
- the GARIN5B gene encoding Golgi-associated RAB2 interactor protein 5B, which translates to MKRLRNLRHVERLQAPPKWVPVLGELQKTLQKGEYLPLRPLPMFESNFVQVTNRGAPVYVHHRTNRLTMGVAASLPGLMLPDILLIARPPEGRECSNLVLTRMIPLDLVHFYVHDLATWCLKLCLVTGRYYYLELDAPDNEVGFLFDRWIRLINLLQKPATSWAPRTLQTLPLDMSLAKAPASTWHLQDQSLSGRTVTVAEPYKILTPQKQNKAKALKIRFKSQAVGDSVPLIWSQLEHADPRKKSTEKKSYPDICPDRSHTELHVTEKTSITIRTIFSIISSTVNQTQSATKVYLSDSEEVTGQEHIIETPSHCISGDGPGFFFPGSYDHLDVWQQDTEDLMNPDSSTLSSSSFGPASYPSAVYLSAQYSSFPRPSEKARSIGSRQRVGPLPSQKAPSVPVTSYKAPFIVDQSQKVPALPASSQRGAGLCALSQKPPAVPRPSQKASAKPTVPQKTPAIPGPFRKAPPISAIPQKAPAIPALPQKIPPPPKKAPPAPAIPQKAVLPRAPKTESLFLPTPSQKAPTSPTQCQMVLSSPTSWQKIPANSDVLPTGIPGRDVLGKGKSKEKPEPVVMVGTQKTNVVETRTQAMSLEFPFTTTKKSEEVLINGTQEITLKSLKGKGKSEDGTHRMKEEISLHMPGMRSKEVEQKEEWVKTQELAIEGHPQEHSRPFSMEGLALAKLMIMAKSKEQHLRSGVVSLPSWLSVTSQESTISTRASVPFGPSHFSSLEGTSVEVREQPESHTWEKDRQQWTKMEKPWDPVRPPKVPHQSMPTSSSPKIDSTSQVPIPLPASRWEDIPQPSLPVIPISRMEATARVPQQTTGISQEPMRMPNQHPLATTELSSKILQPMLLEIEHMRDKATKAEMTKEEPGTFNPFPRYLG; encoded by the exons ATGAAGCGGCTCCGGAACCTCAGGCATGTTGAACGGCTCCAGGCCCCCCCAAAGTGGGTCCCCGTTCTAGGGGAGCTGCAGAAGACCCTCCAGAAGGGCGAGTACCTGCCCCTCCGCCCGCTGCCCATGTTCGAGAGTAACTTTGTCCAG GTGACAAATCGAGGGGCCCCTGTGTATGTACATCACAGAACCAACCGTCTGACCATGGGGGTGGCCGCCTCCTTGCCAGGCCTGATGTTGCCAGACATCCTGCTCATCGCTCggccccctgagggcagggaATGCTCCAACCTCGTCCTGACCAG GATGATCCCACTGGACCTTGTCCACTTCTATGTCCACGACCTGGCCACCTGGTGCCTGAAGCTGTGCCTAGTCACAGGCCGCTACTACTACCTGGAGTTGGATGCCCCGGACAACGAGGTGGGTTTCCTGTTCGACCGCTGGATCCGTCTCATCAACCTGCTTCAGAAGCCTGCCACTTCTTGGGCCCCCAGGACTCTGCAAACTCTTCCCTTGGACATGTCCCTGGCCAAAGCACCTGCCTCCACCTGGCACCTCCAG GACCAGTCCCTCAGTGGACGTACAG TCACGGTTGCTGAGCCTTATAAGATACTGACACCTCAGAAACAAAATAAGGCCAAG GCCCTCAAGATCAGATTCAAGTCTCAGGCTGTGGGTGACTCCGTGCCTCTCATCTGGTCACAGCTGGAGCATGCTGACCCTAGGAAGAAATCCACCGAAAAGAA GTCCTACCCAGACATCTGCCCTGACAGATCTCACACCGAACTCCATGTTACTG AGAAGACCAGCATCACCATCAGGACCATCTTCAGCATCATTTCTAGCACTGTCAACCAGACACAGTCCGCTACAAAG GTCTACTTGTCTGACTCTGAGGAGGTCACAGGTCAGGAACATATAATTGAGACCCCTTCTCACTGTATCTCGGGTGACGGCCCTGGATTCTTTTTTCCGGGTTCTTACGATCATTTGGATGTATGGCAGCAGGACACGGAAGACCTCATGAACCCCGATTCCAGCACTTTGTCCTCTTCCTCCTTTGGCCCAGCTTCATACCCTTCTGCTGTCTACCTGTCTGCACAATActcctccttccccaggcccAGTGAAAAGGCCAGGTCTATAGGATCCCGGCAGAGAGTGGGACCACTACCCTCCCAGAAGGCCCCATCTGTCCCTGTTACCTCTTATAAGGCACCATTCATTGTTGACCAGTCCCAGAAGGTCCCGGCTCTCCCTGCTTCATCCCAGAGGGGTGCAGGTCTATGTGCTCTATCCCAGAAGCCTCCAGCTGTGCCTAGGCCATCTCAGAAGGCCTCTGCCAAACCTACTGTTCCCCAGAAGACCCCAGCCATACCAGGCCCATTCAGGAAGGCCCCGCCTATATCAGCTATTCCCCAGAAGGCCCCAGCTATACCTGCCCTACCCCAGAAGATCCCACCACCACCTAAGAAGGCCCCACCTGCACCTGCTATTCCCCAGAAGGCTGTATTGCCCCGTGCCCCAAAGACAGAATCTTTGTTCCTACCTACCCCATCCCAGAAGGCTCCAACCTCACCTACCCAGTGCCAGATGGTACTCAGCTCACCCACCTCATGGCAGAAGATCCCTGCCAATTCTGACGTGTTGCCAACAGGAATTCCTGGAAGGGATGTGCTCGGGAAAGGCAAGTCTAAAGAGAAACCAGAGCCAGTGGTGATGGTGGGTACCCAGAAGACTAATGTGGTAGAGACAAGGACCCAGGCAATGTCCCTAGAATTCCCCTTCACCACAACCAAGAAGTCCGAGGAGGTCCTGATTAACGGAACCCAGGAGATTACCCTCAAGAGCTTGAAAGGCAAGGGGAAGTCAGAGGATGGGACCCACAGAATGAAGGAGGAGATATCCCTACACATGCCTGGCATGAGGTCCAAGGAGGTGGAGCAGAAGGAGGAATGGGTCAAGACCCAGGAGCTGGCCATTGAGGGGCACCCCCAGGAGCACAGCAGACCCTTCTCCATGGAGGGGCTTGCCCTTGCCAAGCTGATGATCATGGCCAAGTCCAAAGAGCAGCACTTGAGATCAGGTGTGGTCTCGCTACCCTCATGGCTCTCGGTGACTTCCCAGGAATCCACCATATCTACAAGAGCCTCAGTACCCTTCGGCCCCAGCCATTTTTCCTCTCTGGAGGGCACATCAGTGGAGGTCAGGGAACAGCCAGAGTCACATACCTGGGAAAAGGACAGGCAGCAATGGACAAAGATGGAGAAGCCCTGGGATCCAGTGAGGCCTCCCAAGGTGCCCCACCAATCTATGCCTACCTCCAGCAGCCCAAAGATAGACAGTACCTCCCAGGTTCCCATCCCCCTGCCCGCCTCAAGGTGGGAGGACATCCCTCAACCATCCCTCCCAGTTATCCCTATTTCAAGAATGGAGGCCACAGCCAGGGTGCCCCAACAGACCACAGGAATATCCCAAGAGCCCATGAGGATGCCAAACCAGCACCCTCTGGCCACAACGGAGTTATCCTCGAAAATCCTCCAACCTATGCTCTTGGAAATTGAGCATATGAGGGACAAGGCCACCAAGGCAGAGATGACAAAGGAAGAACCGGGCACCTTTAATCCTTTCCCCAGGTATTTGGGTTAG
- the TMEM238 gene encoding transmembrane protein 238: MAAAPAGCASQSPPPGASLAPAAVPAPAAGLGRCRMALLLAVALDVAGMAALLTGVFAQLQVRGRDFGDLLIYSGALLVFLSLLGWILWYTGNIEISRQELERDYGLRPSALARLARKLSRRWSAPAGGGPRAVPGSRGARRTARAPPPPAAACRRVRLQLATLEAGPGAAGACSE; the protein is encoded by the coding sequence ATGGCGGCGGCGCCAGCGGGGTGCGCTTCGCAGAGCCCACCACCGGGTGCATCACTCGCGCCAGCAGCCGTGCCCGCGCCCGCGGCCGGCTTGGGCCGCTGCCGGATGGCCTTGCTGCTGGCCGTGGCGCTGGACGTGGCGGGCATGGCGGCGCTGCTGACCGGCGTGTTCGCGCAGCTGCAGGTGCGCGGCCGCGACTTCGGCGACCTGCTCATCTACTCGGGCGCGCTGCTAGTCTTCCTGAGCCTGCTCGGCTGGATCCTCTGGTACACCGGCAACATCGAGATCTCGCGCCAGGAGCTCGAGCGCGATTACGGCCTGCGGCCCTCAGCGCTCGCCCGCCTGGCGCGCAAGCTCTCCCGCCGCTGGTCGGCGCCCGCCGGCGGCGGCCCGCGCGCTGTACCAGGCTCCCGGGGAGCGCGCCGAACCGCCCGCGCGCCCCCGCCTCCCGCCGCCGCCTGCCGCCGCGTGCGCCTGCAGCTCGCCACGCTCGAGGCCGGGCCTGGGGCGGCGGGCGCCTGCAGCGAATGA
- the TMEM190 gene encoding transmembrane protein 190 — protein MVGSGIPALGLLLLMQGSVDGNGIQGFFYPWSCEGDVWDRESCGGQAAIENPNLCLRLRCCYRDGVCYHQRPDENMRRKHMWALGWTCGSLLFLICSICLFWWAKRRDMLHLPGFLLGKCNLSRTVSLLSKDQGTSMDKKTLSVGSTPMEGQDILQSTEGEATEGSEETEGDD, from the exons ATGGTGGGCTCCGGGATCCCAGCTTTGGGCCTTCTCCTGCTGATGCAGGGCTCAGTAG ATGGGAATGGAATCCAGGGATTCTTCTACCCATGGA GCTGTGAGGGTGACGTGTGGGACAGGGAGAGCTGTGGAGGTCAGGCAGCAATCGAGAACCCCAATCTGTGCCTGCGCCTACGATGTTGCTACCGTGATGGGGTCTGCTACCACCAGCGGCCAGATG AAAATATGCGGAGGAAGCACATGTGGGCCCTGGGCTGGACCTGTGGCAGCCTCCTCTTCCTGATCTGCAGCATCTGCCTGTTCTG GTGGGCCAAGCGCCGGGATATGTTGCACCTTCCAGGTTTCTTGCTGGGTAAATGCAACTTATCGAGGACCGTCTCACTGCTGTCCAAAGACCAAGGGACATCAATGGACAAAAAGACACTGTCTGTGGGCAGCACGCCTATGGAGGGGCAAGACATCTTGCAGAGCACCGAAGGAGAAGCGACGGAAGGGAGCGAGGAAACAGAGGGAGATGATTAG
- the RPL28 gene encoding large ribosomal subunit protein eL28 gives MSAHLQWMVVRNCSSFLIKRNKQTYSTEPNNLKARNSFRYNGLIHRKTVGVEPAADGKGVVVVMKRRSGQRKPATSYVRTTINKNARATLSSIRHMIRKNKYRPDLRMAAIRRASAILRSQKPVMVKRKRTRPTKSS, from the exons atgTCTGCGCATCTGCAGTGGATGGTCGTGCGGAACTGCTCCAGTTTCCTGATCAAAAGGAATAAACAGACGTACAGCACT GAGCCCAATAACCTGAAGGCCCGCAACTCCTTCCGCTACAATGGGCTGATTCATCGCAAGACTGTGGGCGTGGAGCCGGCCGCCGACGGCAAAGGTGTCGTGGTGGTCATGAAACGGAGATCCG GCCAGCGAAAGCCAGCTACCTCCTATGTACGGACCACCATCAACAAGAATGCCCGGGCCACACTCAGCAGCATCAGGCACATGATCCGCAAGAACAAGTACCGCCCTGATCTGCGCATG GCCGCCATCCGCAGAGCCAGCGCCATCCTGCGCAGCCAGAAGCCTGTGATGGTGAAGAGGAAGCGGACCCGCCCCACCAAAAGCTCCTGA